The following proteins come from a genomic window of Salvia hispanica cultivar TCC Black 2014 chromosome 4, UniMelb_Shisp_WGS_1.0, whole genome shotgun sequence:
- the LOC125218069 gene encoding glutamate receptor 3.2-like isoform X1: MLNKATKILLWAIHLSSLFITAFSAEDTINIGAIFSLDTINGKVAKIAMAAAAADVNSDPTILGASKLLLSVYDSNFSGFLGIIGGLRYLEADTVAIIGPQASGMARTLSHLANELHVPMLSFTALDPILASLQYPYFIQTAPNDLFQMAAIADAISFYSYREVVAIFPDDEQSRGSIIALSEKLAERRCRIFYKSLLSPESLATTDDIMKELVKVSLLESRVIIVHAYADVGLKVFDVAHKLGMMEKGYVWFATAWLSTVLDSVVVSAETAKSLQGVLAVRPHTPDSERKRDFVSRWEKLSNGSVDLNPYGLYAYDTVWMVAHAIKAFKNEGGVISFSNNGIWKGVDGEALNRFEGGELLLRCLLKTNITGLTGRIAFDAEKSVMRPAFDILNVVGRGYKVIGYWSNYSGLSVLPPESLYSKAPNRSSSSQKLRAVVWPGQTTVKPRGWVFPDKARQLRVGIPDRVSYKDFVSRDENTNEVRGYCIDVFVAAVGLLPYAVPYEFISVGDGQANPSYNELTHMIVSNRFDAVVGDIAIVTNRTKTVDFTQPYTESGLVVVAPLRKLNSSPWAFMQPFTLSMWLVTGLFFLIIGFVVWILEHKINDEFRGPPRKQLITVLWFGFSTMFFAHRENTVSTLGRMVIIIWLFVVLIISSSYTASLTSMLTVQQLAPSIKGIESLLTSNDRIGFQQGSFTENYLMEELNIPKWRLVSLRTPEESAEALNRGRVAAVVDERPYVDLFLSKYCMFQVVGREFTRSGWGFAFPRDSQLAMDLSTAILTLSENGELENIHNKWLNKGACTLSHSLNSDQLQLKSFWALFLIAGVACFLALLLYCCSIAFKYKHHPVPTSSSSSTSCSRSIQSFLSFVDMKEEDEPRTMWKRKHSELRAHTRN, translated from the exons ATGCTTAACAAAGCCACGAAAATCTTGCTGTGGGCCATCCATTTATCCTCCCTCTTCATCACTGCATTCTCAGCCGAAGACACCATCAACATTGGGGCCATTTTCTCCCTTGACACCATCAACGGCAAGGTTGCAAAGATCGCCatggccgccgccgccgccgacgtCAATTCCGATCCCACCATTCTCGGCGCCTCCAAACTCCTCCTCTCCGTCTACGACTCCAACTTCAGTGGCTTCCTCGGCATAATCGGag GATTACGGTATCTCGAGGCCGACACGGTCGCCATCATCGGGCCACAAGCCTCCGGCATGGCTCGCACCCTCTCACACCTGGCCAACGAGCTTCACGTCCCGATGCTCTCCTTCACCGCATTGGATCCCATCCTCGCCTCCCTCCAGTACCCTTACTTCATCCAAACAGCCCCCAACGACCTCTTCCAAATGGCCGCCATTGCCGACGCCATCAGCTTCTACAGCTACAGAGAGGTTGTCGCCATATTCCCCGACGACGAGCAGAGCAGGGGAAGCATCATAGCCTTATCCGAGAAGCTCGCCGAGAGGCGCTGCCGGATCTTCTACAAATCTCTGCTCTCCCCTGAATCCCTCGCCACGACCGACGACATCATGAAGGAGCTCGTCAAGGTCTCGCTTCTCGAGTCGCGCGTTATCATCGTTCACGCTTATGCTGACGTCGGCCTCAAGGTTTTCGACGTGGCTCACAAGCTGGGGATGATGGAGAAGGGGTATGTTTGGTTCGCGACCGCCTGGCTGTCGACTGTTCTTGACTCTGTCGTTGTTTCTGCAGAGACTGCGAAGTCTCTGCAGGGCGTGCTCGCGGTAAGGCCTCACACCCCGGATTCCGAGAGGAAGAGGGACTTTGTGTCGAGGTGGGAGAAGCTTAGCAACGGCTCGGTTGATTTGAATCCGTATGGTTTGTATGCGTACGACACGGTTTGGATGGTCGCTCACGCGATCAAGGCGTTTAAAAACGAAGGAGGCGTGATCTCCTTCTCCAACAACGGAATTTGGAAGGGTGTGGATGGAGAGGCCTTGAACAGATTCGAGGGAGGGGAATTGCTGCTTAGATGCTTGTTGAAGACTAATATCACAGGGCTAACCGGGCGGATTGCGTTCGATGCTGAGAAATCCGTGATGAGGCCGGCTTTCGACATTTTAAATGTGGTTGGGAGAGGTTACAAGGTGATAGGGTATTGGTCTAACTACTCTGGCCTCTCTGTTTTGCCTCCGGAGAGTTTGTATAGCAAAGCCCCAAATCGTTCGAGTTCGAGCCAGAAGCTGAGGGCCGTGGTCTGGCCAGGGCAAACCACGGTGAAGCCACGGGGGTGGGTGTTCCCTGACAAGGCGAGGCAGCTGAGAGTTGGGATCCCGGATAGAGTTAGTTACAAGGATTTTGTGTCGAGGGATGAGAACACGAATGAGGTTCGTGGATACTGCATCGACGTGTTTGTTGCTGCGGTCGGGTTGCTGCCCTATGCTGTGCCGTATGAGTTCATATCGGTTGGTGATGGGCAGGCCAATCCTAGCTATAATGAGCTTACACACATGATTGTATCAAAT agGTTTGATGCAGTTGTTGGAGACATAGCAATCGTGACGAACCGTACGAAAACAGTAGACTTCACGCAGCCTTACACCGAGTCCGGGCTGGTGGTGGTGGCTCCGCTACGGAAGCTGAACTCGAGCCCATGGGCCTTCATGCAGCCTTTCACCCTCTCCATGTGGCTTGTGACGGGGTTGTTTTTCTTGATCATAGGCTTCGTTGTATGGATTCTCGAGCACAAGATCAACGATGAATTCCGCGGTCCGCCCAGGAAACAACTCATTACTGTTCTTTG GTTTGGATTCTCAACAATGTTCTTTGCACACA gaGAAAACACAGTGAGCACACTAGGGAGGATGGTGATCATAATATGGCTGTTCGTAGTGTTGATAATAAGCTCGAGCTACACAGCGAGTTTGACATCGATGCTGACGGTCCAGCAACTGGCGCCATCGATCAAAGGAATAGAGTCGTTGTTGACGAGCAACGACCGTATAGGGTTCCAACAAGGCTCATTCACAGAGAACTATTTAATGGAGGAACTCAACATACCAAAGTGGAGGCTGGTGAGTCTGAGGACGCCGGAAGAGTCAGCGGAGGCGCTAAACAGAGGAAGGGTGGCTGCGGTGGTGGATGAGCGTCCCTACGTTGATTTGTTCCTCTCCAAATACTGCATGTTTCAGGTGGTTGGGCGGGAGTTCACTAGAAGCGGCTGGGGATTT GCATTCCCAAGAGACTCACAGCTAGCAATGGACTTGTCGACGGCGATTCTAACGCTGTCGGAGAATGGAGAGCTCGAAAACATACATAACAAGTGGCTGAACAAAGGAGCATGCACTCTTTCACACAGCCTTAATTCTGACCAACTTCAACTCAAGAGCTTCTGGGCACTTTTCCTCATCGCGGGCGTTGCATGCTTTCTTGCGCTGCTACTCTACTGTTGCTCTATTGCCTTCAAGTATAAGCACCATCCCGTCCCCACTTCCTCCTCATCCTCAACCTCATGCTCCCGAAGTATTCAGAGCTTCTTGTCCTTTGTAGACATGAAGGAAGAGGATGAGCCAAGAACCATGTGGAAGAGAAAGCATTCTGAATTGCGTGCTCACACTcgcaattaa
- the LOC125218071 gene encoding protein root UVB sensitive 6-like — MKLKNPSNSPSQTLTSSDTRLLVRETLRISANLASAPPPSPSPAAVAPHDRPLLQDSSFGGLVDDQFLNSSLRLICCEEIDGRRWQYFADDNTGPRNVATKKLKKNSIRAVCLQTPLSPADELLTFIRSYVVPEGFPDSVMPSYVPYMTWRAIKHIFGGAMGVFTTQTLLSSLGVSRNRSAPGAVAINWILKDGAGRVGKMLFARQGKKFDYDLKQLRYAGDLLMELGAGVELATAAVPHLFLPLACAANVAKNVAAVTSTSTRTPIYKAFAKGENIGDVTAKGECVGNIADLLGTGLGIMISKRNPSLFISFGLLSCGYILSSYKEVKSVVLHTLNRARFTVAAESFLKTGRVPSLQEGNLMENIFIPPWKQHRPIVLGPRFKDAFQDPVSYIALEPIFEKERYIVTYNPSKGNIYALFKDQAKSDDILKAAFHAHVLLHIVQSSNQSQQSLRKQDDDLSPVSPSIGDLQSHIAESYKLVSALYGPFKTKVKEQGWVMSESLLHPGRARLCELAI, encoded by the exons ATGAAGCTGAAGAACCCCTCCAATTCCCCCTCGCAAACCCTCACCTCCTCCGACACGCGCCTGCTCGTGCGCGAGACGCTCCGCATCAGCGCCAACCTCGCCTCGGCGCCTCCGCCCTCGCCCTCACCGGCCGCCGTGGCGCCCCACGACCGCCCGCTGCTCCAGGATTCCAGCTTCGGTGGCCTAGTCGACGATCAGTTTCTCAATTCCAGCCTGAGGTTGATCTGCTGCGAGGAGATTGATGGCAGACGCTGGCAATACTTCGCAGATGACAACACCGGCCCTAGGAATGTTGCtaccaaaaaattgaagaagaattcCATTCGTGCTGTCTGCTTGCAGACGCCGTTATCCCCTGCTGAT GAGTTGTTAACATTCATAAGATCTTACGTTGTTCCTGAAGGTTTTCCAGACAGTGTCATGCCTTCCTATGTGCCTTACATGACTTGGAGAGCGATAAAG CACATCTTTGGTGGTGCCATGGGTGTTTTCACCACACAAACCCTCCTAAGTTCACTTGGAGTCTCCAGAAATCGATCTGCACCAGGTGCTGTAGCTATCAATTGGATTCTCAAG GATGGTGCTGGGCGGGTCGGGAAGATGCTCTTTGCTCGACAAGGGAAGAAGTTTGACTATGACTTAAAGCAG CTTAGGTATGCTGGTGATCTCCTTATGGAGTTGGGAGCTGGAGTAGAGTTGGCAACTGCAGCTGTCCCCCACTTGTTTCTTCCATTAGCATGTGCTGCCAATGTGGCTAAg AATGTCGCTGCTGTGACATCAACTTCGACCCGAACGCCAATATACAAAGCCTTTGCCAAAGGAGAAAATATAGGAGATGTCACTGCGAAGGGAGAATGTGTTGGAAATATAGCCGATCTG CTTGGAACTGGACTCGGAATAATGATTTCTAAAAGAAACCCATCCTTGTTCATTTCATTTGGCTTACTCTCCTGCGGATATATCCTGAGCTCTTATAAAGAG GTGAAATCTGTAGTGTTGCATACACTAAATCGTGCACGATTCACTGTGGCAGCAGAATCCTTTCTTAAGACAG GGCGCGTTCCAAGTTTGCAAGAGGGAAATTTGATGGAGAACATTTTCATTCCCCCATGGAAACAACATAGACCTATTGTTCTTG GACCGAGGTTTAAAGATGCATTCCAAGACCCTGTTTCATATATTGCGTTGGAGCCCATTTTTGAG AAAGAACGGTACATAGTGACTTATAATCCTTCAAAGGGCAATATCTATGCCTTGTTCAAGGATCAAGCAAAATCTGATGATATTCTGAAAGCAGCTTTTCAT GCTCATGTGCTGCTTCACATAGTTCAATCGTCCAATCAGAGCCAGCAATCCTTGAGAAAACAAGATGATGATCTTTCACCTGTATCACCTTCAATTGGTGATCTACAATCTCATATTGCAGAATCATACAAGCTGGTGTCAGCTCTATATGGGCCTTTTAAAACCAAAGTCAAAGAACAG GGATGGGTCATGTCTGAATCACTACTACATCCTGGCAGAGCACGGCTGTGTGAATTGGCAATTTAA
- the LOC125218072 gene encoding zinc-finger homeodomain protein 4-like: MEVPSEEGEEMPLPLNSTYGGQMIHHHHHLPSHNHIIIPSSAAGAGPPLSDDLPFKKPIRYRECLKNHAASMGGNATDGCGEFMPSGDDGSLEALTCSACGCHRNFHRKESEGDSCDSCYPRIGRKLFVADHHKGYIGYHHHHHAAAAAARPHQMIMSYNMASESDEQEGMMMGRAPQMVKKRFRTKFSQEQKEKMLNFAEKVGWKIQKQEEGVVQQFCQEVGVKRRVLKVWMHNNKHTLAKKALQQSDNQDHQSLGTN, translated from the exons ATGGAAGTTCCAAGTGAAGAAGGGGAAGAGATGCCTCTCCCACTCAACAGCACATATGGTGGCCAGATGatccatcaccatcaccaccTTCCTTCCCACAACCACATTATCATCCCTTCCTCCGCAGCCGGAGCCGGTCCCCCCCTCTCCGACGACCTCCCCTTCAAGAAGCCCATCAG ataTCGCGAGTGTCTGAAGAACCACGCGGCCTCCATGGGCGGCAACGCGACAGACGGATGCGGTGAGTTCATGCCGAGCGGCGACGACGGCTCACTGGAGGCCCTCACCTGCTCCGCCTGCGGCTGCCACCGCAACTTCCACCGCAAGGAATCCGAAGGCGACTCGTGCGACTCGTGCTACCCGAGAATCGGGCGGAAGCTCTTCGTTGCCGACCACCACAAGGGCTACATCGGgtaccaccaccaccaccacgcagccgccgccgctgccagGCCGCACCAGATGATAATGTCGTACAACATGGCATCAGAGTCGGACGAGCAGGAGGGGATGATGATGGGGAGAGCGCCGCAGATGGTGAAGAAGAGGTTCAGGACGAAATTCAGCCAGGAGCAGAAGGAGAAGATGCTGAATTTCGCAGAGAAAGTTGGGTGGAAGATACAGAAGCAAGAGGAGGGAGTGGTGCAGCAGTTTTGCCAAGAGGTTGGTGTGAAGAGGAGGGTTTTGAAGGTGTGGATGCATAACAACAAGCACACTCTTGCAAAGAAGGCTCTGCAACAATCTGACAATCAAGATCATCAAAGTTTAGGGACTAATTAA
- the LOC125218069 gene encoding glutamate receptor 3.2-like isoform X2, with protein sequence MARTLSHLANELHVPMLSFTALDPILASLQYPYFIQTAPNDLFQMAAIADAISFYSYREVVAIFPDDEQSRGSIIALSEKLAERRCRIFYKSLLSPESLATTDDIMKELVKVSLLESRVIIVHAYADVGLKVFDVAHKLGMMEKGYVWFATAWLSTVLDSVVVSAETAKSLQGVLAVRPHTPDSERKRDFVSRWEKLSNGSVDLNPYGLYAYDTVWMVAHAIKAFKNEGGVISFSNNGIWKGVDGEALNRFEGGELLLRCLLKTNITGLTGRIAFDAEKSVMRPAFDILNVVGRGYKVIGYWSNYSGLSVLPPESLYSKAPNRSSSSQKLRAVVWPGQTTVKPRGWVFPDKARQLRVGIPDRVSYKDFVSRDENTNEVRGYCIDVFVAAVGLLPYAVPYEFISVGDGQANPSYNELTHMIVSNRFDAVVGDIAIVTNRTKTVDFTQPYTESGLVVVAPLRKLNSSPWAFMQPFTLSMWLVTGLFFLIIGFVVWILEHKINDEFRGPPRKQLITVLWFGFSTMFFAHRENTVSTLGRMVIIIWLFVVLIISSSYTASLTSMLTVQQLAPSIKGIESLLTSNDRIGFQQGSFTENYLMEELNIPKWRLVSLRTPEESAEALNRGRVAAVVDERPYVDLFLSKYCMFQVVGREFTRSGWGFAFPRDSQLAMDLSTAILTLSENGELENIHNKWLNKGACTLSHSLNSDQLQLKSFWALFLIAGVACFLALLLYCCSIAFKYKHHPVPTSSSSSTSCSRSIQSFLSFVDMKEEDEPRTMWKRKHSELRAHTRN encoded by the exons ATGGCTCGCACCCTCTCACACCTGGCCAACGAGCTTCACGTCCCGATGCTCTCCTTCACCGCATTGGATCCCATCCTCGCCTCCCTCCAGTACCCTTACTTCATCCAAACAGCCCCCAACGACCTCTTCCAAATGGCCGCCATTGCCGACGCCATCAGCTTCTACAGCTACAGAGAGGTTGTCGCCATATTCCCCGACGACGAGCAGAGCAGGGGAAGCATCATAGCCTTATCCGAGAAGCTCGCCGAGAGGCGCTGCCGGATCTTCTACAAATCTCTGCTCTCCCCTGAATCCCTCGCCACGACCGACGACATCATGAAGGAGCTCGTCAAGGTCTCGCTTCTCGAGTCGCGCGTTATCATCGTTCACGCTTATGCTGACGTCGGCCTCAAGGTTTTCGACGTGGCTCACAAGCTGGGGATGATGGAGAAGGGGTATGTTTGGTTCGCGACCGCCTGGCTGTCGACTGTTCTTGACTCTGTCGTTGTTTCTGCAGAGACTGCGAAGTCTCTGCAGGGCGTGCTCGCGGTAAGGCCTCACACCCCGGATTCCGAGAGGAAGAGGGACTTTGTGTCGAGGTGGGAGAAGCTTAGCAACGGCTCGGTTGATTTGAATCCGTATGGTTTGTATGCGTACGACACGGTTTGGATGGTCGCTCACGCGATCAAGGCGTTTAAAAACGAAGGAGGCGTGATCTCCTTCTCCAACAACGGAATTTGGAAGGGTGTGGATGGAGAGGCCTTGAACAGATTCGAGGGAGGGGAATTGCTGCTTAGATGCTTGTTGAAGACTAATATCACAGGGCTAACCGGGCGGATTGCGTTCGATGCTGAGAAATCCGTGATGAGGCCGGCTTTCGACATTTTAAATGTGGTTGGGAGAGGTTACAAGGTGATAGGGTATTGGTCTAACTACTCTGGCCTCTCTGTTTTGCCTCCGGAGAGTTTGTATAGCAAAGCCCCAAATCGTTCGAGTTCGAGCCAGAAGCTGAGGGCCGTGGTCTGGCCAGGGCAAACCACGGTGAAGCCACGGGGGTGGGTGTTCCCTGACAAGGCGAGGCAGCTGAGAGTTGGGATCCCGGATAGAGTTAGTTACAAGGATTTTGTGTCGAGGGATGAGAACACGAATGAGGTTCGTGGATACTGCATCGACGTGTTTGTTGCTGCGGTCGGGTTGCTGCCCTATGCTGTGCCGTATGAGTTCATATCGGTTGGTGATGGGCAGGCCAATCCTAGCTATAATGAGCTTACACACATGATTGTATCAAAT agGTTTGATGCAGTTGTTGGAGACATAGCAATCGTGACGAACCGTACGAAAACAGTAGACTTCACGCAGCCTTACACCGAGTCCGGGCTGGTGGTGGTGGCTCCGCTACGGAAGCTGAACTCGAGCCCATGGGCCTTCATGCAGCCTTTCACCCTCTCCATGTGGCTTGTGACGGGGTTGTTTTTCTTGATCATAGGCTTCGTTGTATGGATTCTCGAGCACAAGATCAACGATGAATTCCGCGGTCCGCCCAGGAAACAACTCATTACTGTTCTTTG GTTTGGATTCTCAACAATGTTCTTTGCACACA gaGAAAACACAGTGAGCACACTAGGGAGGATGGTGATCATAATATGGCTGTTCGTAGTGTTGATAATAAGCTCGAGCTACACAGCGAGTTTGACATCGATGCTGACGGTCCAGCAACTGGCGCCATCGATCAAAGGAATAGAGTCGTTGTTGACGAGCAACGACCGTATAGGGTTCCAACAAGGCTCATTCACAGAGAACTATTTAATGGAGGAACTCAACATACCAAAGTGGAGGCTGGTGAGTCTGAGGACGCCGGAAGAGTCAGCGGAGGCGCTAAACAGAGGAAGGGTGGCTGCGGTGGTGGATGAGCGTCCCTACGTTGATTTGTTCCTCTCCAAATACTGCATGTTTCAGGTGGTTGGGCGGGAGTTCACTAGAAGCGGCTGGGGATTT GCATTCCCAAGAGACTCACAGCTAGCAATGGACTTGTCGACGGCGATTCTAACGCTGTCGGAGAATGGAGAGCTCGAAAACATACATAACAAGTGGCTGAACAAAGGAGCATGCACTCTTTCACACAGCCTTAATTCTGACCAACTTCAACTCAAGAGCTTCTGGGCACTTTTCCTCATCGCGGGCGTTGCATGCTTTCTTGCGCTGCTACTCTACTGTTGCTCTATTGCCTTCAAGTATAAGCACCATCCCGTCCCCACTTCCTCCTCATCCTCAACCTCATGCTCCCGAAGTATTCAGAGCTTCTTGTCCTTTGTAGACATGAAGGAAGAGGATGAGCCAAGAACCATGTGGAAGAGAAAGCATTCTGAATTGCGTGCTCACACTcgcaattaa